In the genome of Ursus arctos isolate Adak ecotype North America unplaced genomic scaffold, UrsArc2.0 scaffold_22, whole genome shotgun sequence, the window AatgctcttacactgttggtgggaatgaaaacgggtgcagccactcttgaaaacagtatggaggttcctcaaaaggataaaaatagaactaaccgatgatccagcagttgcactagtAAGTATTtgcccaaaagatacaaaaatactgacttGAGGTatatatgcaccccgatgttcacagcagcattatcaacaatagccaaattatggaaggagcccagatatCCACGGAATGATGAAATGATAAAGATGGATAAAGAtaggaatattagccataaaaagaatgaaatattgtcaTTTACAAAGATGTgcatggagttagagagtattatgctaaatgacatgagtcagtcagataaagacaaataccatatgatttcactcatgtggaatttaagaaacaaaataaatgagtgggGGGGGGAAGTGGGCAAACCATAAAACGGATTCTTGACTGAAGACAACAAACAGggtgttggaggggaggtgggcaggggatagGTTAAACGGGACATGGTGATTAAGGAGGGAactggttgtgatgagcactgggtgttggatgtaagtgataaatcatgAAATtctacacccgaaactaatatgacaccgtattttaactaactggaatttaaataaaaacttgaaactataaaaaaaaataaaatagatcagAATAGACTACAAAGAGTAGTAGATGTGAAATCAGAAGGCTAAGAATTTAGTCTAAACTCTTACTTTATAAAGCTGTGTGAATTCAGGTAAATCTAATTATACTGAGCTTCACTTTCCCAGGcgtataataaatatattttgatgatCAGTTATGTGTTGCTTTGACtgtaaaaaggtaaaaaagaaaagcctgccaAAAAAACCCCTCTTGGTACATGATGTCTACATAAGCAAAATGGATCAACCTTGATTGTCATTACGGAAACTTCAACCTCTGGCATTGAAAGGAGGCATATTCTTCCCAATTGGAGAAtggaaaaatgagattaaaaacagATTATCtgatacatattcttttttatttttatttattcctttgagagagagtgaggacaaaagagtaaaagaaggggttggggcagagggagagggagaagcaggctccctggtaagtagggagcccaacacagtactcagtcccagcaccctaagatcatgacctgagttgaaagcagacacttaaccaagccacccaagtgcccttgaTACATATTCTAATACCAAGTGGAAGATAAGAACACCAAAAATTATACAATGTCATCCTTCTAATTCAATACTTTGAAGACCACTTCatgtttcagaggaaaaaagaagttgATAATGAAAATGAGGGGGGGAGACAACTTGTTTATTACTTAATGCTATtactaaacagaacaaaaaggtggagaaGATAGTATGGTAATggtgaggaaaagaggaagaccTACTttataaagactaaaaataaattgTGAGACTCTATCTTCCTTTACCATATTAAGGAAAAATGCTAAGAAGATTCCcactaaatgtattttatttaaccaaacaGGATCCCTACACAGATAGACTCTGTTTCTGATTAATTCATTCTCCTACTCAGAGTTTTTCTCAGCAAGTTTAATGTCCTTGTTTATCAAACTGTAAATGAAAGGGTTCATCATGGGAACCACATTGGTATAAAAGACAGAAGAGATTTTCCCCTAATCCATAGACCCAGCAGAAGATGGTTTAAGATACATAAATGCAACTGatccaaagaagagagaaacagcaaCTATGTGGGAGCTGCAGGTGCTGAAGGCTTTGGACCTGCCCTCAGTGGAGCTGATGTGCAAGATGCTGGAGAGGATGAAACCATAAGAGACAAAGATGGTCACAGTGGGCACAATCACATTGATGCCCATAACACTGAAAACCACCAGCTCATTGACATAAGTGCTGGTGCAGGagagctggagcagagggaggatgTCACACAAATAATGGTTGATGGTGTTTGCATCACAGAAGGTCAGTCTCAGCATGCATCCAGTGTGAGCTACAGCATCCAAAAATGACACCAAGTAAGCACCAAGCATAAGGCTGGAACACACTTTAGGGGACATGGCAACATGATACAAAAGTgggttacagatggccacatagcgatcataGGCCATTGATGTCAGCACATAAGCTTCAGAAAtaccaaaacaacagaaaaagtaaAGCTGGGTCATGCATCCCCCGTAGGGGATAATATTCTTCTTTGATGTGAAGTGAGTCAGCATTTTGGGTGTAAACACAGAAGAATAACAGAGGTCTATGAAGGacaaattgaagaggaaaaagtacatgggggtgtggaggtgtgAGTTCAGCCCGATTAGAGTTATCAAGCCCAAATTCCCCAACACAGTGACCACATACGTGACTAGAAACAGGCAGAACAGAGGGAGCTGGAGATATGGTAAGTCTGTGAGCCCCATCAGAATGAATTCAGTCACAAAGGAAGCATTTCCAGGAGCCATTCTTCTCTAAAGGGATCTGTGGACACAGGAGAAAAACATTACACGGAGAACAATTCAACTTTTCTGATCATATCTCTTCTCACAAGAGTTGGGTTTGTGCTGGAAATATTTGAGATTACCCCAAACTGGAGTAATTCTGGAGCACCCACAGAATCTGCTTTGCCATTATCATGAATCTAGTGACATGGCCATTCCCTTATTAGAGTCTTTATAAACTGTATAAGCAAAGAGCATCAAAACCTGGCCTACCAAATGACGGCCAGGGGTTCCATATGCCAACAGGACTGCTCTGAAACCAAAGGTTAAGGGAGACGATTGGACCAGGAGAGAATTGCcttctctcatttcatttcttgACCACACGACCCCTCCCCTAACCAGTAAACTGGAGGCAGCAACCCCACCAATCTGGTGCTGGCTTTCATGGGGATTGGACTTCATGTGGTGGGAATGAAAAACATTGTTCTATTCCAAAAATAAAGGACCAGAGTCTTGAGAGTTAAAGTTCCTGCCCAATGTATAGAGTAAAAACAATGAATGTATAAGAGTGAGAGTTCCATCAATGGAACTGACCAATAAATTGCATCCTTTCAAACTAGTAATGTTTCTGAATCTTCCCTGCTCCATCACCCTCCCCTAAACAGGTTCTACCACCAATTTCACCTGAGTCTGAAGACTgcaaaaacaggaaagaaagtggAATATCTTAGATCCTTAGACTTCCATCACAATAGAAGGACATGAACATAAATGGAATTCAGAAACTCACCCTCCTTAGGCAAGAACACTTCGGTGATTCCTTACCAGTATTACCCCTGTGGTCCTGAAAGGGCAGATTTAGTCTCTGTGGCCTTGCTCCCTTGGATTCTATGAGGACACAGCCCACACTTAAATTCTGATGAGCCCTGCAAATCCTTCCAAACCTCAGATAACAATCTGATTATGAGTCCTCTTAAGCAGCAGACCAAAATTAACAgcctttattattatcattttgccACTTGGTAAATCACAGAAGACGTAAGGTGAGTGTGATGATATAATGAACTCAGTTATAAACAGGGCAGAAGCTTGCTCAGTCTCTTCTGTAGGGAATGGTTTCGGGTATAACAGGGTCTTGAGGGGATTGTATTTACACAAAGGACCACAATGTGTCTCTAATTCCTTATGGACTCAGAAATTTATTCAAGGTTTCCCTCGGCTGTAGGGATGGGACatcccccaaaaaaaccaaaaatgaattcCCATTTCCAGGTCAGCAACATGGCAGAAGAGGAAGCCCTAGAACCTCCTACCCTCCGTGAACACCCTGATTCAAAAATGTTTCATATACATATTCCCTTTATAGGAAATCCAGACAGTAGTTAAGGTAGTCCTGTTTCAAATTAAACAATGACTCTAGACACATCCCCTAACATTTAAGGGAAATTCTAGATATCCTCTTTTTATAACAGTTATCCTTGCACAGAAACTTCAAGTTGGGACAAGACCCCAGTTCCTGACCTCTCCCTGGGGAGGGAAAAAATTGCACCATCTGTCCAATGCCCCAACTTTTATTAGGTGTGCCTAGGAGACCGGCTTCTAGATAGTCTGCGTcagaaagcagaggggaggggcgcctgggtagctcagtccttaagcctctgccttaggctcaggtcaagaacccagtgtcctgggatgcagcccagcagtgggctccctgctcagtggggagcctgcttcttcatttcCAACTCCCCCttcttatgttccctctctcgctgtcaaataaataaataaataaataaataaataaataaataaataaatagaaaacagaggAGATACAGGACTCACCATGTTTTACCTGCCCATGGACAGAGACAAAAAGTTGGTGGTGTGGGCTGGAAGTCACCAGAGCTCCTTCCCTTGGCTCAGCATAGAATAAGTGATTGAAAAGCCCTTTCTGACAGCTTCTCTCTGGTGAGGGAAAGATATGCACGATGTGTCTAGTAATACTACTTCTCTGCGAGCTGCCTGAAGAATTGGCttcagtcttgttttttttagaaCACAGACACAACCTGGCACACaatggatggggtgggggaagacagggagaagcagggagcgcTGCaactaagaacaaagaaagaggTTTAGATTGCACTAAATTGAGAGGCCTCCAAAGTCTCTGACCAGGCTTATTGGTGGGAGCTTCTCTAGTCCTAGGCCAGTCCGTGAATGTTAGCACAGATGCATATTTTGTCTAAAGTGCAGACACCAATGCAGAGAgtcaatgaaaatgaagacaagcTGAAATACTTCCAAAAAGGAATAAGAGAAATCTCCACAAACGGACACTAATGAAATCAAAATATGTGACTTACATGACAGAGAATTACAATAACTATCATAAAGATGCTCGCTGGAGGCAGAGAACAACACACAAACCAAAGGAAATTGCAACACGGGACAGAAAACCTAAAAGTATTAAACAGAAATCATGAAGCTGAACAATACAGTATCTGAACTAAAAAATTCAGCAAAGAGTTTCAAGAGACTGAACAAAAGACAGTATCGTGAACTTGATTAAAGGTCACTGTAAATTATTCAGTCAGAAgggcaaaatgaaaaagagaacaaaaatagtGAAGAAAGCCTGAGGGACTTACTGGATGCTACCAAGGGCATCAATATATGCAGTTAGAAACCCCAATAggagaagagagtgagaaagaaccATAAagtatattcaaagaaaaaaaaggctgaaaaattCCCAAATTATGGCAACTTCCCAATATTGTGACCAATTTATGCAAAGATAAAACCCAGAAAAATTGCATAatgagtatacatatacatacaccaaAAGTCAACTATTTATCCCCTGTCCAGTTTACTTACCTGAGCCAACCTGACTTCTACCTTCAAACTCAGGCTTATGCCAATTTCCAGGAACAATGCTTATCTAGGCAGGTGAGATATATAACACTCTAACCCAGTGTTCTGGACCTGACACAATTTACTGACTGCTGAATCACCTCTAAACTTGAATTATGAGTGTGATATCTGGGTCTGTTTCAATCATTATGCTTTATAATAACTCTGCTGATTGAAGTGCATAAATAGATCCATTTTTTCTATATACCCGTTATAAATGTACACAGTTGTCAGATTAACGCCTAAAGTAGTTCGTTTAAGACTTTGTCATGAATGTaggtttaagaaaatgaaagtatataatacattatgAGAACCATCTCCTCTTTACATTAACCTAAACATAATGACATATAACCTATAACAGTCCTATACAATGGGGTTCTCTATGGGCTTTGGTCCTCCTGCAGAACCTGGTGGAAATTTCTCACTGAGTATAGTAAAAGCATTGTCTCTGCCCCAGACTGGTTCACATTACTCCACACATTACTTCTGCTGGCTTCTTCTGTGTGAGCCACTCTGTACTTGGAATGTTGTTCCCTTCACCTGAGCCTTTATTCTGAGCCTTGCCTTTTtgattactttatttttttaatgtttttttattatattatgttagtcaccatgcagtacatccctggtttctgatgtaaagttcgatgattcattagttgcgtataacacccagtgcaccacgcaatacgtgccctccttactacccatcaccagtctatcccattcccccacccccctcccctccgaagccctcagtttgtttctcagagtccatagtctctcatgcttcattcccccttctgattaccccccctttctttatccctttcttcccctactgatcttcctagttcttatgttccatagatgagagaaatcatatgataattgtctttctctgcttgacttatttcacttagcattatctcctccagtgccatccatgttgcagcaaatgttgagaagtcgttctttctgatagctgagtaatattccattgtatatatggaccacaacttcttaatccagtcatctgttgaagggcatctcggttccttccacgagttagctattgtggacaatgctgctatgaacattggggtgcatatggcccttctcttcactacgtctgtatctttggggtaaatacccagtattgcaatggccgggtcatagggtagctcaatttttaactttttaagggacctccacactgttttccagagtggctgcaccaacctgcattcccaccaacaatgtaggagggatcccctttctccacatcctctccagcaattgctttaatatttaacttaaatACAGGTAGAATCCAAGTTTTTCAGCCCTAATTTATTGTGAAAGttagcatatatacatataccaagTCTACAAAATATACACtttaagaattattataaatttgTCATGACTTAGTTTATAAAGCTTATAATAACCATGCAAAACTATGAATAGACTATTCCGGGGCCCAGAGCCCTCTGTGTGCCCCTAAGTCCTCCCATTCTCCATCTCAGTACTGTTGCAATCATGCTCCAGTTCTCCTTCACAGCTTCATCACTTAAGCGGGCCCTCACGGTGTTCCACGTCCAGCCAGAAGAAGGacgaagagaaaggggaaatgatTATTATAGTCCAACCGTATGTGTTTCCACATATTGTGTAGGCcagtataaaataagaatatattcaCACATTCCAAATTAGGCAATAGAGCTTCCaaatataaaatgggaaagataCTTTCTTGACATTTTGCTTAGTTtagcattttgcttttatttgtgttCTGACACTTTTTATTCACTGAAACCAATTTCATGTTTCACTGATATTTAAAAGTAGagtatattattaataataataattccctgATATATTTAGAATCAAAACACCAAGTCATACTGTCAGCTCTATCAGTTACAAGTTGTAATTTGAGACAAACCATGAACACATCTGAGCATTAGTTTCatcatctatgaaatgaaaattaagctTCCCTCTCCTCTTTATCTCACATTATTTCCCCTTAGAATACATAAACTGACAGATGTGACAGTGCAGAAAACACTAAAACACGTTAAGGACAAATGGAACACCCTGCACATATCATATTAATATTTGAAGTGAGTTAATTTAATGTCAGAGAGAGACTTTCAACAGCCCCTTCCTCTGATGCCACTAGCCATCCTACTCACCGAGGAAGATGAGAGTCTCTCCCTCAGAAAGTAAAACTTCACACTGGGTATGATCTTCATGTTTAAAGGTACATGTTGTGTACAGCAAAGCCCTGAAGATAAACCAACTGCTTCACTTGGTCATCAGCTGATAATACAGTGAACTGTCCCAATGGAGGAGAGAAAAGCCAATTATGACAGACTAAAGGAACAATACCATGTCTGTCCCACATCATGGACATCTATTcaacaaaatcaattttaagaagaaattttaaacacATAAGACTGATTTTAGACTCAATCTACTCTGTTGCATCAAGAAAATCTACACTTACATCTTTCCCTTCCTATGCCTTATTTATATTTGTGACATACACCCCAATGCCACACATTGTTCAGTACTCAGAGGTACAAaacactgtgtgtgtgcacacaagtgaatgtgcatatgtgtttgttagtacatatgtgtgtacatgtgtatgtgtgtttccatGAACAAGCAACTGATTAAAGCAATAACTATTTCCTTTTCCTAGATTCAGCAAATACTTCCGGCTCAGCCCTTTCTCTCAGGAGCTGAAACCAGGAAATATCTACCTGAAAGTGGGTTCCATACCATGCGATTAATCTTAGGCAGTAATCTCATAAAATAGAAGACTTGAAgaccgtgtgcgtgtgtgtgtttaaggaggCAGTGTAAAGAGGAGTGGAGAATGAGGTTCAAAAATTTTAGAGATTCAGCAATTGAAAGGACATGGAACTCAGAGTCCCTTGTACTTCATGACACCTGAACCTCAGTGTACCCTGATCATGCGCACTCCAAACCTGGTCCCAAGCAACCAAAGCAGCTCACTTGCagaaaatttatatttcacaAATCCAGAATGTAATCAGCTTTGCTTCTGGTTCTGAAGCAGGAGGATCATATTCTGTTATTGCCCAGAGAGTCCAAGCTTTCATACTGATTCAGAGACGGTTCTGTCCTAGGACACAGGTACAGACAAATCCCATGACTTCCCTGCTTGACTCCTAGCTGTGACAATTTCAACAGACTCATACTTCTCATTACTGGTTTTATGGCCATTCACATAACACAAAAAGCAAACACCATAAGGGATAACTATGTTGTGTATGTAATGCACCTGGCTTGGttctcctcctttttaaaaaagtcgcAACATATATAGTGCTTAAATTACTAACCAAAAAGCTATCAGCTAAGCTCCTTTAATGAAAACTTTGCAAATCTTACCTTATAAACTGCCTTTATAACTTTTGTAACAATTTTAATGAACTTTTCCCCAAATAACTTGAGAAAATGCAATTTAGTTCGAAGGTTTATTCtttctacaataaaaaatattaccatttttgaaagtctttttctgaaattgaagaaggttatatttgtattttgaggCTTCTCGAATGCAAGATTAGTGACCAGGGTTAACACTTATGTTTTGCTTCCTCAAGcagtgataaaatatataacaaagttGACATAACTTGCAATGTCTATAAGGTTCCTGAATAGCACAGATATTATTCACATACTGACACAACTTTTTCAATAAGGAATAAAATTTCATCAAAACAGACACtaagtaaaagaaaagcaaaataaaaaaaatacaacaaaaatcaACTATTTTGTATAAATAGAACTTGTTAAATGAAAATCAAGCATTTTGATATGGAGTTTAGGGGATGTGGTGTGACAGGTCATTTAAAATCATAAGTcaggctaattgaatttaaataaagcaaaataaaaaaaataaataaaaataaaatttcttccagcagggggaaaaaataaaataaaaccataagtCAGTACATGcttggtgacagatgataactacaCTTACTACCGTGAGCATTTTGTAGTGTATATAAATGtcagatcactatgttgtacGTGTGAAtagaatattgtatgtcaactatacttcaattaaatataaattaattttttaaaataaataaataaggggctccttggtggctcagtcagttaagtgtctgtctttggtttaggtcatgatcccagggtcctgggatcaagcccccacatcgggctccgtgctcagtggggagtctgcttctcccttttctgctCCCCATGgtgtgcttgtgcgtgctctctctctctctctctctctgtgtcgaataaataaagtctttaataaATAAGCCATAGTCAAGGTTTTAGTGATGCCAatcatctaaaacaaaaacaacaaaccagtTTTACTAAATTTCACAATACCTAAATCTTGagtgaaaattagaaaacaggtagaatagtaaatattattaaagttaccttagaaatatttaaattatcacTTGATTAAGGATTaagggattttttgtttgtttcaagtttttatttaaattctagttcattaacaaatagtgtaatactggtttcaggtaCAGAATTTAGGATTAAGAGTTTTTAAAGTAgtcatctttttgtgttttctcaaaagaaaagtaATCCAACATCCTATTCCAAAAAAGAAACTGTCACAATTTGGTTTATCCACCAGATGTTTCTTTCAAGTTCTCATTGCTCTCTCAGATGGAATTTCAGGGTTTTTGTAACTTAACATCCATATGGGAGTAGCACACGGATGCCAACAAAAACGGGAGTGATTTCGCTGTTCCCAGGTCCTTCAGCCCTGATAGTTTACCTGTTTAAATATCAAATGACTTGCACTTTTATCCTACCCAGAGATATCATGTGATATCTGTAATATTTCTAGAGCCTTCTAGAAAGAGAGTCACAGAAAGAGCTTTTTCCCACCATCTGCTTTCTAAATTCCTTTATCTTAACTTGAGTTTTGCATACCAAGCACTATTTAATTTCCTGAAATTATGTCCTCTGTGCTCCTGGTTCCTCATAAATGTGGCCACCAATTTTAGTCTTCATTCCCCAAGACACCATTAATGTAGGATCATTGTGCATTTTAAGTTTTATCAAAGCTGTATGGACAGTGGGGGAAAATAAGAGAAGTACACAAAGTCAGATTGAAATGTGGTTTTCAACCTCATTGTCCTTTTCTACAGAGACATTTCTTACTTATTGTCCACGCTGTTTTGGGGTCCTGGCCTACTGATTTGTTGctgggttcctttctctcccGTGCCCTAGTCTCTGAATTACTAGTACTTGCAGAcattctaaaatcttttttttaattaacttgcTGAAAAAGGTCCTTCTTTTAGCTAATCCTCTCTCAACCACCCTAGCCTAATAGGACTtctcttttataagaaaaagaactatcaaactattttcctaaaacaaaaaaactaaaacatcCCCTACCCTGAGAGATTCATGTATAACAAATCACAgtctactttcaaaataaaagctttttcatatttcacaatctattactaaaataaaaatatgataatgtAGACAAAAAGAAGATTTCAAAGAGCAGTAGACTTGAAATCAATAGACTACAGTTTATCT includes:
- the LOC113259759 gene encoding olfactory receptor 8B3-like: MAPGNASFVTEFILMGLTDLPYLQLPLFCLFLVTYVVTVLGNLGLITLIGLNSHLHTPMYFFLFNLSFIDLCYSSVFTPKMLTHFTSKKNIIPYGGCMTQLYFFCCFGISEAYVLTSMAYDRYVAICNPLLYHVAMSPKVCSSLMLGAYLVSFLDAVAHTGCMLRLTFCDANTINHYLCDILPLLQLSCTSTYVNELVVFSVMGINVIVPTVTIFVSYGFILSSILHISSTEGRSKAFSTCSSHIVAVSLFFGSVAFMYLKPSSAGSMD